In one Amia ocellicauda isolate fAmiCal2 chromosome 2, fAmiCal2.hap1, whole genome shotgun sequence genomic region, the following are encoded:
- the mafaa gene encoding transcription factor MafAa: MASDLAMSAELPNSPLAIEYVNDFDLMKFEVKKEPPEAERYCHRLPPGSLSSTPISTPCSSVPSSPSFCAPSPGAQSSQNPSSSSTTGNGSQNPSGKPQLEDLYWIPNYQHHLNPEALNLTPEDAVEALIGNAHHHHHHHQAYESFRGQQFGGEELSAASTGHHHQVHHHHHHHGHHVRLEDRFSDDQLVSMTVRELNRQLRGFSKEEVIRLKQKRRTLKNRGYAQSCRYKRVQQRHLLESEKCSLQSQVEQLRQDVARLAKERDLYKDKYEKLAGRTYGSGGGGSRDPPASGAGKTPSSDFFM, translated from the coding sequence ATGGCCTCTGACCTCGCCATGAGCGCAGAACTGCCCAACAGCCCGCTGGCCATCGAGTATGTCAACGACTTCGACCTCATGAAGTTCGAGGTGAAGAAGGAGCCCCCCGAAGCGGAGAGGTACTGCCACCGCCTGCCCCCGGGCTCCCTGTCCTCCACCCCCATCAGCACGCCCTGCTCCTCCGTGCCCTCCTCGCCCAGCTTCTGCGCGCCCAGCCCCGGGGCGCAGTCCAGCCAGaaccccagcagcagcagcaccaccGGCAACGGCAGCCAGAACCCGTCCGGCAAGCCGCAGCTGGAGGACCTGTACTGGATCCCCAACTACCAGCACCACCTGAACCCCGAGGCCCTGAACCTGACCCCGGAGGACGCCGTGGAGGCTCTGATCGGCaacgcgcaccaccaccaccaccaccaccaggcgTACGAGAGCTTCCGAGGCCAGCAGTTCGGCGGCGAGGAGCTGTCCGCCGCCTCCACCGGCCACCACCACCAggtccaccaccaccaccaccaccacggcCACCACGTCCGGCTGGAGGACCGCTTCTCGGACGACCAGCTGGTCAGCATGACTGTGCGGGAGCTGAACCGACAGCTGCGGGGCTTCAGCAAGGAGGAGGTGATCCGCCTGAAGCAGAAGCGCCGGACCCTGAAGAACCGCGGCTACGCACAGTCCTGCCGGTACAAGCGGGTCCAGCAGAGGCACCTCCTGGAGAGCGAGAAGTGCTCCCTGCAGAGCCAGGTGGAGCAGCTGCGGCAGGACGTGGCCCGCCTGGCCAAGGAGCGGGACCTCTACAAGGACAAGTACGAGAAGCTGGCCGGCCGGACCTACGGCAGCGGCGGCGGAGGCAGCAGGGACCCCCCCGCCAGCGGCGCCGGCAAGACCCCCTCCAGCGACTTCTTCATGTGA